CCGCCGTTAAGGAAGCGTTAAGGGCGATGAACAAACGATACTCCTTAGAAGAAGATCATATGCTTGAATACGTTAAGAGAAACGAGATAATGATCGACACAAAGGGCAAAAAAGTTGGGCAGATAAACGGTTTAACGGTTTTGGAACTGGCTGAGCATCCTTTTGGGATGCCAGTCAAAATAACGGCAAAAACTTATCTTGGAGAGCATGGTGTTGTGGATATTCAACGCGAAGCCAACATGTCTGGAAAGATCTTCACAAAAGCCGTTTTGATACTGTCAAGTTATTTCGCTTCCAAATACGCTCAAAAGAACAGACTTTCCCTGTCCGCCACCCTCAGTTTTGAACAAACATATTCAATGGTAGATGGCGATAGCGCATCGGTTGCGGAAACATTGGCACTTATCTCGGCAATTTCAAAGGTGCCGATAAAGCAGACTTTAGCCGTTACGGGTTCCATAAATCAACATGGAGATATTCAGCCCGTTGGTGGAGTACCATACAAGATAGAAGGCTTCTTCAAGGTATGTAAAGATAAAGGTCTTACCGGCGATCAAGGTGTGATCATTCCAAAGTCAAACCTTGATGATCTAGTTCTCTCAGATGAAGTGGTGGAAGCTGTCAAAAAAGGGAAATTCCACATTTGGCCCGTTGAAACCGTAGATGAAGCAATAGAGATAGCCATGAATAAGAAGGCGGGCAAGATGAACAAATTGATGAACTATCCTAGAGGAAGCGTTAACTATTTGGTTTGTCATGAACTGCAAAGGATATCGAAATTGCTTGAAGCCGAAAAGAAAGGTGAAAAAGCGACAAAAAAGAAAACTAAAAAAACAAAGGGAAAGAAGAAAAAATGAGAATAATATTGGCAACTTCAAATGCTCATAAAATAGAAGAAATCAGAGAAATATTGAAAGATGTCTGGGAAAGCATGGAGTTCGTTCCCATGAAATTCGATGTGGAAGAAGATGGGAAAAACTACGAGGAAAACGCTTTAAAGAAAGCGAGATTTGCTTACGAAGCGACCAAAACTCCTTCTATTGCCGATGATAGTGGATTAGTCATAGATGCGTTACCGGATATTTTAGGAGTGAAATCCGCGCGCTTTATGGAAGGAAAAAGCTATGCCGAAAAGAATATAACCATATTGGGCATGATGAAGGACATACCACCAGAAAAAAGAACTGCGCGCTTTACATGTGTGGCTGTTTATTACGACGGTACTTCTCATATCTTTAAAGGAGAGATAAAAGGAAAGATCTCTTACGAGCCAAGAGGGAAAAACGGATTTGGGTATGATCCAATTTTCATCCCAGATGGCTATGACAAAACGATGGCTGAATTGGAGCAACGTGAAAAAAATCACATAAGTCATAGAGCTAGAGCGTTTAGAAAATTAGCCAGTTACTTGTTAGAAAACAGCCTATGATGGCTGTTTTCTTAAAAGCAATGAAAGTTGGAGGTGAAATGATGTACGATATGCCTGATGCTTTGAAATTAAGAAATAGCGTTCGAAGATATAAACCAACCTCAGTTCCCCAAGAAGCTATCATGACGGTCCTTGAAGCTGCGAGACTGGCGCCTTCATGGGAAAATGGTCAACCGGTAAGATATATCGTTGTAAAGGATCCGGAGGTTTTGAAAGATTTGACAACACCTGAGAGCGTTACACTTGTGAATTCATGGATGAAAAACGCTCCTTGCGTTATAGTGGGAGTAGCAGATCCGGATAAAAGTGGCGTAAGAGACGGAATTCCGTATTACCTTGTGGATTTTGGGGCTTCTATGGAAAATTTGATGATAGCGGCCGCCTCTCTTGGACTTGGGACGTGTTGGATAGGCTTATTCAACGAAAAAAGAATAAAGGAAATCCTTCATATACCATCGAATTTGAGAGTTGTAAGTTTGACACCGTTAGGTTACCCTGATTATTCCAAGGTATTAAGTGTGGAAGAGTCATATTCAAGAAAAATTGCCAGAAGGATAAAAATGGAAGAGTTTGCGTTCTTAGATCAATGGGGCAAACGGATTTAATGCTATAATTAGCAAAATGATGAAATTCTTTTGTGACGATACCGTAGGAAAGTTGATGAAAAAATTCAGATTGTTGGGTTTCGATACAAAAAAATGGAACGGCACATATGAAGAAGGCCGCATACTTATCACACGTTCAAGAAAAAGATGGGAAAACTATCCCGGAGAATCGTTTATGATATTCGAGGATAAGTGGAGAAACCAACTTGTGGAGTTGGAAAGAAGATATTCAATTTCAAAAAAAGCAAAACTCTTCACGAGATGTCCAGAGTGTAACACGTTGTTGATCGATACCACAGCCGAGGACGTAAAAGATAAAATACCGGAAAGGGTTTACTTAACCGCCACGCATTTTAAAATATGTCCCAATTGTGGAAAAATCTATTGGAGTGGTACGCATGTCAAAAGAATTAGAGAAGAATTCGAGAGAATATTCGGCGGAATTGGTGGATAAATTCATAAAGATACTGGGTCAAGGCACCCTAAAAGGCATGCTGCGCTCTTTAAACGATCTCATAAAAGATGTTACCGCTTCTGAAAAGGTAAGCCTGTATGTTTACGAAAAAGATCATTCTCAATTAAGGCTGATGTCTTCAGACGACATGGAAAAGCCCCCTAAGATAAAGATAAGAATGGAAAGTCTTGAAGAAGAGCTTCAAGAAAATGCTTCTGACGGAGAAAAAGCCATTCCTTTGTACATAAGCAAGGAGCTTCTTGGCGTGCTTTTCATATATAAAGGAAGCGTTCCTCCAGAGGATTTTCTTTCAAGAATCGCGATGATTTTAAGATCATGTCTGAATACAGAAGCTAGAAGAGCTGCAATTTACAAGCTTTCTACTTTAGAGCGTCTTGATTCGATGTTAAACTCGATTCCCATGGACTTTGACGTGCTTTACCAAAAGGTCCTTGATTTTGTCGTGAAAATTCTCAATTCGGAGAAAGGAAGTATATGGCTCATTGGAGAAAATGAGTTGGTTCTCTCATACACTCATGGAATAGATGAAAATGAGATATTAAGACACAGGATTAATCTTGATCATGGTATGGCCGGTTGGATAGTAAAAAACGGAACCCCTTTTCTATCTACCGATGCCAAAAGAGACGAAAGAACAGCCAGAGATGTGTTTTCATTCAAGATAAAATCCGCGATAGGTGTTCCTTTGATGCAAAACAGAAAATTAATAGGAGTCATGCTCCTCTTTAATAGAAAAAACACGGATTTTTACAGAACCTACCGGCATTTTGATGAATTCGATCTTTCAATTCTTGTGGCGGTTTCCACAAGGATGATGCTTTCACGTAGCAGAATAGAACTTTATTTGAAGCTTCGACGTGAAAACGAGACTTTGAAAAGGCTTCAACAACAGAGCAAAGAATACATAACTCACCAGCGAGAACAAGTTAGATTGCTGAACGCTTTGCAGAAGATAATGAAGGCGATGAAAAGTTCCCAAGATGTTAAGAACGTTTACAGAATAATGCTTATTGGCTTGACTTCTGGAATGGGATTTGGCTTTAACAGGGCTTTGTTCTTGGAAAAAAATGAAGAAAGCAAAGTTTTGGAAGTTAAAGAATGGCTTGGCCCGGCTTCCGCTGAAGAGGTCCCCCAAAATTGGAAGGCGGCCAGGGAACGTGAAAACATGTACGCAGATTTTTCGCAATATTTAAGGGAAGAAGCCCTTATCATAAAAGATAACACCGCCTTAACTTCTATGGCGATGGGGAAGACTTTTTCTTACACGGGCGACTACATTTTCGATAGGGTTATAAATCGTGGAAAAATTGTCCACGTAACGAAGATATTGGCTCAGGAGAGGGGAAGGGAATTCATGGATCTCTTGAATTTCCTTCAAGTTGATGAATTCGTTTGCGTTCCATTGATGGGAAGAAGGGAAGTTTACGGTGCCATCATATTGGATAACAAATATACTGGCAAACCAATAACCGATAACATGATAGAGATGCTTAAGATATTTTCTGAAAGCGTTGGACTAACCATAGAATCTATAAAAAGTTATGTAGAACTTAAAGAAAAAACTTCGAACCTCGAAAAACAGAAGATGGTGATTGAATACTTCAAAGATTTTGCACAAAATGTTTTGGAAAACCTGGATGTTGGTATTATTGTCGTAAACCGAGAGAACAAAA
The sequence above is a segment of the Mesoaciditoga lauensis cd-1655R = DSM 25116 genome. Coding sequences within it:
- the rdgB gene encoding RdgB/HAM1 family non-canonical purine NTP pyrophosphatase, producing the protein MRIILATSNAHKIEEIREILKDVWESMEFVPMKFDVEEDGKNYEENALKKARFAYEATKTPSIADDSGLVIDALPDILGVKSARFMEGKSYAEKNITILGMMKDIPPEKRTARFTCVAVYYDGTSHIFKGEIKGKISYEPRGKNGFGYDPIFIPDGYDKTMAELEQREKNHISHRARAFRKLASYLLENSL
- a CDS encoding nitroreductase family protein; its protein translation is MYDMPDALKLRNSVRRYKPTSVPQEAIMTVLEAARLAPSWENGQPVRYIVVKDPEVLKDLTTPESVTLVNSWMKNAPCVIVGVADPDKSGVRDGIPYYLVDFGASMENLMIAAASLGLGTCWIGLFNEKRIKEILHIPSNLRVVSLTPLGYPDYSKVLSVEESYSRKIARRIKMEEFAFLDQWGKRI
- a CDS encoding Mut7-C RNAse domain-containing protein, which translates into the protein MKKFRLLGFDTKKWNGTYEEGRILITRSRKRWENYPGESFMIFEDKWRNQLVELERRYSISKKAKLFTRCPECNTLLIDTTAEDVKDKIPERVYLTATHFKICPNCGKIYWSGTHVKRIREEFERIFGGIGG
- a CDS encoding ATP-binding protein: MSKELEKNSREYSAELVDKFIKILGQGTLKGMLRSLNDLIKDVTASEKVSLYVYEKDHSQLRLMSSDDMEKPPKIKIRMESLEEELQENASDGEKAIPLYISKELLGVLFIYKGSVPPEDFLSRIAMILRSCLNTEARRAAIYKLSTLERLDSMLNSIPMDFDVLYQKVLDFVVKILNSEKGSIWLIGENELVLSYTHGIDENEILRHRINLDHGMAGWIVKNGTPFLSTDAKRDERTARDVFSFKIKSAIGVPLMQNRKLIGVMLLFNRKNTDFYRTYRHFDEFDLSILVAVSTRMMLSRSRIELYLKLRRENETLKRLQQQSKEYITHQREQVRLLNALQKIMKAMKSSQDVKNVYRIMLIGLTSGMGFGFNRALFLEKNEESKVLEVKEWLGPASAEEVPQNWKAARERENMYADFSQYLREEALIIKDNTALTSMAMGKTFSYTGDYIFDRVINRGKIVHVTKILAQERGREFMDLLNFLQVDEFVCVPLMGRREVYGAIILDNKYTGKPITDNMIEMLKIFSESVGLTIESIKSYVELKEKTSNLEKQKMVIEYFKDFAQNVLENLDVGIIVVNRENKILEWNKKTEELFGFPKEKVVNFTINILGPEFFDIFNVADKVYTVKETISLNEYKFTIKDREMFLNIKISPLFEKETNIILGYIAMFDDVTKEHMMEMEMRTQERLAVLGEMSARVAHEIRNPLSAIGGFAQRAKKIAQNDKMAKYLDIILKETKRLENLVNQTLEFSRSNLNAIFEERSINEIITDAVELYLDKIEEKSISLELDLDERNITAMVETNHFKEVIMNLIQNAIEAVEEGIGKIKISTRESEGNVIVEVWNNGLPIPPDKLEKIFQPFYTTKTHGTGLGLPICKKIIEDEHKGKIKAVSDENGTTFIITIPKGLKAEGG